From a single Drosophila sulfurigaster albostrigata strain 15112-1811.04 chromosome 3, ASM2355843v2, whole genome shotgun sequence genomic region:
- the LOC133842180 gene encoding uncharacterized protein LOC133842180 isoform X2, producing the protein MIYTDSCCCCIELRTGCIMIAIIDVILHGLDRFFVDRDSMLGFASLIISGIYVGCCVTLLIGCLLSFRWLLLPYIYVALLHILILVWECIYVVTVEDFYDFVIFDIIQTILSLYFCLIVYSYYHTLL; encoded by the exons ATGATTTATACagatagttgttgttgctgcatcgAGCTAAGAACCGGCTGCATTATGATAGCCATTATCGATGTTATATTGCATGGCCTCGATCGTTTCTTTGTGGATC GTGATTCCATGCTGGGCTTTGCTTCTCTCATAATCAGCGGCATTTATGTTGGCTGTTGCGTTACTTTACTTATTGGTTGCCTCTTG TCCTTTCGCTGGCTTTTGTTACCTTATATTTATGTGGCACTGTTGCACATTCTCATCTTAGTCTGGGAATGCATCTATGTGGTAACTGTGGAAGACTTCTATGATTTTGTAATCTTTGATATAATACAAACGA ttCTCAGCTTGTATTTCTGCCTGATCGTCTACTCATATTATCATACATTGCTCTAG
- the LOC133842180 gene encoding uncharacterized protein LOC133842180 isoform X1, with product MVLLKNGFVCLNLKVACLFIAIADVIFCTIASLIFHGALSEITWSVFTVLQLLVSVLLVFALGYESFHFCIPYLINTFARLCWTSVLLLVQFYDLLSYETLAMATFILVFDTYFWFHVYSVYLIFGGEKRCAGSKL from the exons ATGGTGCTTCTGAAGAATGGGTTTGTTTGTCTCAATCTGAAGGTGGCATGtctatttattgcaattgctgATGTCATTTTCTGTACTATTGCTTCTCTAATATTTCATGGTG CATTAAGCGAGATCACTTGGAGTGTTTTCACAGTTCTGCAACTTCTGGTGTCTGTTTTACTTGTGTTTGCCCTGGGCTAT gaATCTTTCCACTTTTGCATAccatatttaattaacacaTTTGCGCGTTTATGCTGGACCTCAGTTCTTTTGCTTGtacaattttatgatttaCTAAGTTATGAGACTTTGGCCATGGCAACTTTTATTCTGG TTTTTGATACATACTTCTGGTTTCATGTTTACTCGGTTTACTTGATTTTTGGAGGAGAGAAGCGCTGTGCTGGGTCTAAGCTATAG